The following proteins are encoded in a genomic region of Notolabrus celidotus isolate fNotCel1 chromosome 19, fNotCel1.pri, whole genome shotgun sequence:
- the sec14l7 gene encoding SEC14-like protein 2 isoform X1, producing MPPEVTSVNLCVCVCVCVFRGAWCFLPTCFSERFIHSQLLLEEHDAADMSGRVGDLSPKQEETLNEFRGRIQDILPNLPAQHDHYLLRWLRARSFNVQKSEVMIRKHVDFRRKMNVENIISDWKPPEVIENYVSGGMCGYDREGSPIWYDVIGPLDPKGLLLSATKQDFLKTKIRHTELLQRECRTQSEKLEKNIESITLIYDCEGLGLKHIWKPAIEAYGEILTMFEENYPEGLKRVFLIKAPRMFPMAYNLIKHFLCEETRRKIVVLGGNWQDILRKHIDPDQLPVVYGGTLTDPDGDPHCKTMIKYGGTVPRSYYVQDSVKVQYDNSVTISRGSTFQLEYDVKAATSVLRWQFASDGADIGFGVFRRTKEGAGQKVAEMQQVLPSERYNAHLVPEDNGLTCQDAGVYVLCFDNSYSILHSKRVSYKVEVIPPPDGQTDAVNKTGDRRLQ from the exons atGCCCCCAGAAGTGACTAGtgtaaacctgtgtgtgtgtgtgtgtgtgtgtgtgtttagggggGCGTGGTGTTTCCTCCCTACCTGTTTTTCAGAGCGCTTCATTCACTCTCAGCTTCTGTTGGAGGAACACGACGCCGCAGACATGAGCGGACGAGTCGGAGATTTGAGCCCGAAGCAGGAGGAGACGTTGAACGAG tTTCGAGGGAGAATCCAGGACATCCTCCCCAACCTGCCCGCACAGCATGACCACTACCTCCTGCGCTGGCTCCGAG CTCGAAGCTTCAACGTCCAGAAATCTGAAGTCATGATCAGGAAG cacgtTGATTTCAGGAGGAAAATGAATGTAGAGAACATCATATCAGACTGGAAACCTCCGGag GTGATTGAGAACTACGTCTCTGGAGGGATGTGTGGATACGACAGGGAGGGCAGTCCGATCTGGTACGATGTGATTGGTCCTCTGGATCCTAAAGGTCTGCTGCTGTCGGCCACCAAACAGGACTTCCTGAAGACCAAGATCCGACACACggagctgctgcagagggagTGTCGGACGCAGTCGGAGAAG CTGGAGAAGAACATCGAGTCCATCACTCTGATCTACGACTGTGAAGGTCTGGGACTCAAACACATCTGGAAACCTGCGATCGAGGCGTACGGAGAG ATCCTCACCATGTTTGAAGAGAACTATCCGGAGGGCCTGAAGAGAGTCTTCCTCATCAAAG CTCCCAGAATGTTCCCGATGGCGTACAACCTCATCAAGCACTTCCTGTGCGAGGAGACGCGGCGCAAGATCGTCGTGTTAGGAG GTAACTGGCAAGACATTTTACGGAAACATATCGACCCTGATCAGCTTCCTGTGGTTTACGGAGGAACGCTAACGGACCCTGATGGAGACCCTCACTGCAAAACCATG ataAAGTACGGCGGCACAGTTCCAAGGTCGTACTACGTTCAGGACTCTGTGAAGGTTCAGTACGACAACAGCGTGACCATCAGTCGGGGATCCACGTTCCAGCTGGAGTACGACGTTAAAGCTGCCACCAGTGTTCTCAG GTGGCAGTTTGCCAGCGACGGTGCAGACATCGGGTTCGGCGTCTTCAGACGGACTAAAGAGGGCGCCGGGCAGAAGGTCGCCGAGATGCAGCAGGTCCTCCCGAGCGAGCGCTACAACGCTCACCTGGTCCCCGAAGACAACGGTCTCACCTGTCAGGATGCTGGAGTCT